A genomic window from Fibrobacterota bacterium includes:
- a CDS encoding DUF3078 domain-containing protein, translating to MNSILILSSLLIHQQSAPVAAATPPAPAAIVSATAVDTAKPVVSPWKNEAQASLNFASATFDQWASGGEDNVAWNFKLAGRAERDGSDWNWLSKGSAEFGQIKLGDRALRKTTDELKAETMLSRKLSKYLNPFVAAGFQTQFYRGYKYPSDTVARVPVSDPLDPLYLSQSAGVGSKPVEWFQTRLGAALREVRTDYFTSYSDDPKTTEIEDWKVEPGMEWVSEYKQTIAKNLLLQSTLTTFTNFKGADEIVIGWTNGATFQFTRYVNVNASTELHRDIQQVDAWQWKHVLAVGLTYNFL from the coding sequence ATGAATTCGATTCTCATCCTCAGTTCACTCCTGATCCATCAACAATCCGCACCTGTCGCAGCGGCAACGCCTCCAGCCCCCGCAGCGATCGTGTCCGCCACGGCCGTGGACACCGCAAAGCCCGTGGTTTCTCCGTGGAAGAACGAGGCCCAGGCAAGCTTGAACTTCGCCTCGGCAACCTTCGACCAATGGGCGAGCGGGGGTGAAGACAACGTGGCTTGGAACTTCAAACTCGCCGGACGCGCGGAACGTGACGGGTCCGACTGGAATTGGCTTTCCAAAGGTTCGGCGGAATTCGGGCAGATCAAGCTGGGCGACCGTGCGTTGCGCAAGACCACCGACGAGCTCAAAGCCGAAACGATGCTCAGCCGGAAATTGTCCAAATATCTCAATCCGTTCGTGGCGGCCGGATTCCAGACCCAGTTCTACCGTGGCTACAAGTATCCGTCGGACACAGTGGCCCGAGTGCCCGTTTCCGATCCTTTGGACCCTCTGTACCTCAGCCAAAGCGCCGGTGTGGGCAGCAAACCCGTCGAGTGGTTCCAGACCCGCCTGGGTGCGGCCCTGCGGGAAGTCCGGACGGACTACTTCACCAGTTATTCCGACGATCCCAAGACCACCGAAATCGAAGATTGGAAAGTGGAGCCCGGTATGGAATGGGTGAGCGAATACAAGCAGACCATCGCCAAAAACCTTCTGCTCCAGTCCACGTTGACCACCTTCACCAACTTCAAGGGCGCCGACGAGATCGTGATTGGCTGGACCAACGGAGCTACTTTCCAATTCACCAGATACGTCAATGTGAACGCCTCCACTGAACTCCATCGCGACATCCAGCAGGTGGACGCCTGGCAGTGGAAACATGTCCTGGCCGTCGGCCTCACCTACAACTTCCTCTGA
- the mscL gene encoding large-conductance mechanosensitive channel protein MscL produces MSIASEFKAFISRGNVIDMAVGVIIGASFGKIVESFVKDLVTPPLGFLIGRVDFTDLKISLGIGSTPVTVNYGVFLQACFNFLIIAAAVFLLVKLVARLTRKQAAALAAAPPPADVVLLTEIRDELRKRP; encoded by the coding sequence ATGTCCATTGCTTCCGAATTCAAAGCCTTCATCTCCCGTGGCAATGTCATCGACATGGCGGTGGGCGTGATCATCGGCGCCTCTTTCGGGAAGATCGTCGAATCCTTCGTGAAGGACCTGGTCACCCCGCCGTTGGGCTTCTTGATCGGTCGCGTGGATTTCACGGACCTGAAGATCTCCTTGGGAATCGGCTCCACCCCGGTCACGGTCAACTACGGCGTGTTCCTGCAAGCTTGTTTCAACTTCCTGATCATCGCCGCGGCGGTATTCTTGCTGGTAAAGCTGGTGGCCCGTCTCACCCGCAAGCAGGCGGCAGCGCTGGCCGCCGCCCCCCCTCCGGCGGATGTGGTCTTGTTGACGGAGATCCGCGACGAGTTGCGCAAACGCCCCTAA
- a CDS encoding ABC transporter substrate-binding protein, with protein sequence MLPCLCGLALVLSACRDKPPVGFVGHLSGPTSELSIAGRDGAKLFVEQEGFRLVSCDSRGSPAGAAACVRALADSGARVVIGPMISGVVDSAIAAAKSTGVLLVSPTVSSHLLIGLDDPFLRLIGSNLDQADTLAALLRQGGFRHPLVLWERKNAVYTEAVARRVLLKTGVPSDSFPAYSWGYTTGLDLSFDSLVASQPQVDAFLLSGSAMDAGLLCRAVARAGSKAKLFGSQFAMGSDLLRVGGATAEGMVIAAAAPLADSTPQRRAFLTLFEQRFRHPPAFSAYFGWEAAVASRPGWTAPDAAVAKGAILAQARLAPLGDTLELDRFGDTRRRVVPHVVKAGRFEVLR encoded by the coding sequence ATGCTCCCATGCCTTTGTGGCCTCGCGCTGGTTTTGTCGGCGTGCCGGGACAAGCCCCCCGTCGGGTTTGTCGGTCACCTGAGCGGGCCCACCTCGGAATTGAGCATCGCCGGCAGGGATGGGGCGAAATTGTTCGTGGAGCAGGAGGGTTTTCGACTGGTCTCGTGCGATTCGCGCGGCTCTCCCGCCGGTGCGGCGGCCTGCGTGCGCGCACTGGCCGACAGTGGCGCAAGGGTCGTCATCGGACCGATGATCTCGGGCGTGGTGGATTCCGCCATCGCCGCAGCCAAATCCACCGGCGTCCTGCTTGTTTCGCCCACGGTCAGCTCCCATCTGCTGATCGGGCTGGACGATCCGTTCCTGCGGCTGATCGGATCGAACTTGGACCAGGCGGACACCCTCGCCGCCCTGCTGAGACAAGGCGGATTCCGTCATCCCCTGGTTTTGTGGGAGCGCAAGAACGCGGTCTACACCGAGGCCGTGGCACGCAGGGTGCTTCTCAAGACGGGCGTTCCTTCGGATTCCTTTCCCGCATATTCCTGGGGTTACACCACAGGACTGGACCTTTCGTTCGATTCGCTGGTCGCCTCCCAACCGCAGGTGGACGCCTTCTTGCTTTCCGGATCGGCCATGGACGCGGGATTGCTGTGCCGAGCCGTCGCAAGGGCTGGATCCAAAGCGAAATTGTTCGGAAGCCAGTTCGCCATGGGCTCGGATCTGTTGCGCGTGGGGGGCGCGACGGCGGAGGGAATGGTCATCGCGGCGGCGGCCCCCCTGGCCGACTCCACCCCCCAGCGCCGAGCCTTCTTGACGCTTTTTGAACAACGATTCCGGCATCCCCCGGCGTTCAGCGCGTACTTCGGGTGGGAAGCCGCGGTCGCCTCCAGACCGGGTTGGACCGCGCCGGACGCAGCAGTGGCCAAAGGAGCGATTCTCGCCCAAGCCCGGTTGGCCCCGCTGGGTGACACGCTCGAGTTGGATCGCTTCGGAGACACGCGCAGACGGGTGGTTCCCCATGTGGTGAAGGCGGGCCGATTCGAGGTGCTTCGATGA
- a CDS encoding RNA-binding protein, translated as MKLFVGGLAWATTAETLKQAFEAFGTVTEATVVTDRETGRSRGFGFIAFENDTDGRKALESMEGAVLDGRNIRVSEAVQRDPSERRPRREGGFGGGGGGGFGGGSRGGFGGGAGGGFGGGGGGFGGGRGAGGGGFGGGRGAGGGGREGGFGGGGRSGGFGGGRGAGGGGFGGGRGAGGGGRGGFGGGRSSGGYED; from the coding sequence ATGAAACTGTTCGTGGGCGGCCTGGCTTGGGCCACGACCGCCGAGACCCTCAAGCAAGCGTTCGAAGCCTTCGGCACCGTGACGGAAGCCACGGTTGTGACCGATCGCGAAACCGGCCGTAGCCGCGGATTCGGTTTCATCGCGTTCGAGAATGACACCGATGGCCGCAAGGCTCTCGAGTCCATGGAAGGCGCCGTTTTGGACGGACGCAACATCCGCGTGAGCGAAGCGGTCCAGCGCGATCCTTCCGAGCGTCGTCCTCGCCGTGAAGGCGGCTTTGGCGGCGGCGGCGGCGGTGGATTTGGCGGCGGAAGCCGTGGTGGCTTCGGCGGCGGCGCTGGCGGCGGCTTCGGTGGCGGCGGCGGTGGATTCGGCGGCGGACGCGGTGCAGGCGGCGGCGGCTTCGGCGGCGGTCGTGGCGCTGGCGGCGGTGGTCGCGAAGGCGGCTTCGGCGGCGGCGGACGTTCCGGCGGCTTTGGCGGCGGACGCGGTGCGGGCGGCGGCGGCTTCGGCGGCGGTCGTGGCGCGGGCGGCGGTGGTCGCGGCGGCTTCGGCGGCGGACGTTCCTCCGGCGGCTACGAAGACTGA
- a CDS encoding acetyl-CoA carboxylase biotin carboxyl carrier protein subunit has protein sequence MKMKLSVEGRPFEVQVGDLTANPVVVLVEGERIEVWPEEEAPVMPPSPVAPTAAPRASHVPVPVWKPRKTDVLPGTENAVIAPIPGVIVRVDIKVGDRVAYGQVVCLLEAMKMRNPIRVARAGVVTEVKVKPGQHVHYHEQLIVVTPDA, from the coding sequence ATGAAGATGAAGTTGTCCGTCGAGGGACGTCCGTTCGAAGTCCAGGTCGGCGACCTCACCGCCAATCCTGTCGTGGTGCTGGTGGAAGGCGAGCGCATCGAGGTGTGGCCGGAAGAAGAGGCTCCTGTGATGCCTCCGTCGCCGGTCGCGCCCACCGCCGCACCACGCGCCTCGCATGTGCCGGTCCCGGTCTGGAAGCCGCGCAAGACCGATGTCCTTCCGGGAACGGAAAACGCCGTGATCGCCCCTATTCCGGGCGTGATCGTGCGCGTGGACATCAAGGTCGGGGACCGTGTCGCCTACGGCCAGGTGGTCTGCTTGCTGGAAGCCATGAAGATGCGCAACCCCATCCGGGTGGCTCGCGCCGGCGTGGTGACGGAAGTCAAGGTCAAGCCTGGTCAGCACGTCCATTACCACGAACAATTGATCGTGGTCACACCGGACGCATAG
- a CDS encoding acyl-CoA carboxylase subunit beta has translation MSQEDPRILELRAMRDKVRQGGGKARVDAQHAKGKLTARERIDLLIDKGTFHELEPYVTHQGDELGFAKDHIPGDGVVTGYGKIDGRPVYLYAQDFTVYGGTMSDMVSRKICRLMDLALRNGAPLVGLIDSGGARIQEGVKSLGGYAEIFRRNARYSGCIPQISVMLGPCAGGAAYSPAITDVIIMVKNHSYMFLTGPDVIKAVTGEVVDAETLGGCETHMSISGTSHFAAESDEHALDMTRDLLSFFPANNVENPPTVSCSDPSDRMDEELNSIVPLDGMEPYVMHEVVERIVDEGSWREFQPTWACNALTGLARMGGQTVGIVGQEPSVMAGVVDIDAADKICRFVRTCDCFNIPILTLIDSPGFLPGVDQEHRGIIRHGAKVLYAYAEASVPKVSIVTRKAYGGAYVVMSSKYLGTDVTYAWPSAEIAVMGAEGAVNILFKKQIEAAADKIAEAKRLAEDYRKRFNNPYFAAASGYIDDIIEPRETRMKVIEAFKALRDKSSPTPPRKHGNMPV, from the coding sequence ATGTCCCAGGAAGATCCCAGGATTCTCGAACTTCGCGCGATGCGCGACAAGGTGCGCCAGGGAGGCGGCAAAGCCCGCGTGGACGCGCAGCATGCCAAAGGCAAGCTGACGGCCCGCGAGCGGATCGATCTTCTGATCGACAAGGGCACGTTCCACGAGCTGGAACCCTACGTGACCCACCAGGGCGACGAGCTCGGCTTCGCCAAGGACCACATCCCCGGCGACGGCGTGGTCACCGGCTACGGCAAGATCGACGGCCGACCTGTCTACCTGTACGCCCAGGACTTCACCGTCTACGGCGGCACGATGTCGGACATGGTCTCGCGCAAGATCTGCCGATTGATGGACCTGGCCTTGCGCAACGGTGCCCCTTTGGTGGGCCTGATCGACTCCGGCGGCGCGCGCATCCAGGAGGGCGTGAAGTCGCTGGGCGGCTACGCGGAGATCTTCCGGCGCAACGCCCGGTACTCCGGCTGCATCCCCCAGATTTCCGTCATGCTCGGGCCCTGCGCCGGTGGCGCGGCCTACAGCCCGGCCATCACCGACGTGATCATCATGGTGAAAAACCACTCCTACATGTTCCTGACCGGCCCCGACGTCATCAAGGCGGTCACGGGCGAGGTCGTGGACGCCGAGACCCTCGGTGGCTGCGAAACCCACATGAGCATCTCGGGCACCAGCCACTTCGCGGCCGAATCCGACGAACACGCGCTGGACATGACCCGCGACCTCCTGAGCTTCTTCCCGGCCAACAACGTGGAGAATCCTCCCACCGTGTCCTGCTCGGATCCATCCGACCGCATGGACGAGGAGCTCAATTCCATCGTGCCGCTGGACGGCATGGAACCCTACGTCATGCACGAAGTGGTGGAACGCATCGTGGACGAAGGTTCGTGGCGCGAATTCCAGCCCACCTGGGCCTGCAACGCGCTCACCGGCCTGGCCCGCATGGGCGGCCAGACCGTGGGCATCGTGGGACAGGAACCGTCCGTGATGGCCGGCGTGGTGGACATCGACGCGGCAGACAAGATCTGTCGGTTCGTACGCACCTGCGACTGCTTCAACATCCCCATTCTGACCTTGATCGACAGCCCGGGATTTTTGCCCGGCGTGGACCAGGAACACCGCGGCATCATCCGCCATGGCGCGAAGGTGCTCTACGCCTACGCCGAAGCCTCCGTGCCCAAGGTGTCGATCGTGACCCGCAAGGCCTACGGCGGCGCCTACGTGGTGATGAGCTCCAAGTACCTGGGCACCGACGTCACCTACGCGTGGCCCTCCGCGGAGATCGCCGTGATGGGTGCCGAAGGCGCCGTCAACATCCTGTTCAAGAAGCAGATCGAAGCGGCGGCCGACAAGATCGCCGAAGCCAAGCGCTTGGCGGAAGATTACCGCAAGCGGTTCAACAATCCGTATTTCGCGGCGGCTTCCGGTTACATCGACGACATCATCGAGCCTCGCGAGACCCGCATGAAGGTCATCGAAGCGTTCAAGGCCCTGCGCGACAAATCCTCACCCACGCCGCCGCGCAAGCACGGCAACATGCCGGTCTAA
- a CDS encoding integration host factor subunit beta, producing MTKQDLVQRASFQSGVSQAKTRQVMDEFLRVIGDELQTGHTIEIRGFGTFLTRNRQPRPARNPRTGEVVPLGERRVPLFKFSTELRLGESPEARWELAETIS from the coding sequence GTGACAAAGCAAGACCTCGTACAGCGCGCATCGTTCCAGTCTGGAGTCTCCCAGGCGAAGACTCGTCAGGTCATGGACGAATTTTTGCGTGTGATCGGCGATGAGCTTCAGACCGGGCACACCATCGAGATCCGGGGCTTTGGAACCTTTCTGACGCGCAACCGGCAGCCTCGCCCCGCACGCAACCCCCGTACGGGCGAAGTCGTTCCGTTGGGTGAGCGTCGTGTTCCGCTGTTCAAGTTCAGCACGGAACTGCGCCTGGGAGAATCCCCAGAGGCTCGTTGGGAGTTGGCGGAGACGATCTCCTGA
- the serS gene encoding serine--tRNA ligase encodes MINPRLIRENPELLRHAWHRRGLEAPVDRLVELDELRRSLISVVESAKAAKNAASAEVGKLKREGKDASEAIAAIKSKGDEQAEAEGKLAGAEKELEEILMGLPNLPHESVPDGRSSEDNVVARTWGEIKDAPAWAKDHLQVGEALKLFDFKRGAKISGAGFPVYTGWGARLERALIAWFLDEHRQAGFLEVQPPLMVNRAAMTGTGNLPKFADQLYTCTEDELFLIPTAEVPVTNLHADEILDPKEMPVKYCAYTPCFRREAGSYGKDTKGFLRLHQFDKVEMVWFSQPESSQEAHETLTAQAESLVKKLGLPYRTLLLCSGDMGFGASKCYDIEVWAPVEKKWLEVSSCSNFEDFQARRASIRTRGADGKPVLAHTLNGSGLATPRILVALLETYQQEDGSLVVPEVLRPYLGGIDILRA; translated from the coding sequence ATGATCAATCCGCGACTCATCCGTGAAAATCCTGAATTGCTCCGACATGCTTGGCACCGCCGAGGCCTGGAAGCCCCTGTCGATCGTTTGGTGGAACTGGACGAACTGCGTCGTTCCCTGATTTCCGTGGTCGAATCCGCCAAGGCGGCCAAAAACGCGGCCTCCGCGGAAGTGGGCAAGCTCAAGCGCGAAGGCAAGGATGCCTCCGAAGCGATCGCCGCCATCAAATCCAAGGGCGACGAACAGGCCGAAGCGGAAGGGAAACTGGCCGGTGCGGAAAAGGAATTGGAGGAGATCCTGATGGGTCTGCCCAATCTGCCGCATGAATCGGTCCCCGATGGCCGCTCCAGCGAAGACAACGTGGTGGCTCGCACCTGGGGAGAGATCAAGGATGCTCCCGCCTGGGCCAAGGACCACCTCCAAGTGGGCGAAGCGCTCAAGTTGTTCGACTTCAAACGCGGCGCGAAGATTTCCGGCGCGGGCTTTCCCGTGTACACCGGATGGGGTGCGCGTTTGGAACGCGCGCTGATCGCCTGGTTCTTGGATGAACACCGCCAGGCCGGCTTCCTGGAAGTCCAGCCTCCCCTGATGGTCAATCGCGCCGCCATGACAGGAACCGGCAACCTGCCCAAATTCGCCGACCAGCTCTACACATGTACGGAAGACGAACTCTTCCTGATCCCCACGGCGGAAGTGCCGGTCACAAACCTGCACGCCGACGAAATCCTGGATCCCAAGGAAATGCCGGTCAAGTATTGCGCGTACACGCCGTGCTTCCGGCGCGAAGCGGGCAGCTACGGCAAGGACACCAAAGGGTTCCTGCGGTTGCACCAGTTCGACAAGGTGGAGATGGTTTGGTTCTCGCAACCGGAATCCAGCCAGGAAGCCCACGAGACGCTGACCGCCCAAGCGGAAAGCCTCGTCAAGAAGCTCGGTCTCCCCTACCGCACCCTGCTTCTGTGCTCGGGCGACATGGGGTTTGGAGCCTCCAAGTGCTACGACATCGAGGTCTGGGCCCCGGTGGAAAAGAAATGGCTCGAGGTCAGTTCTTGTTCGAACTTCGAGGATTTCCAGGCGCGCCGCGCCTCCATCCGCACCCGTGGAGCGGATGGCAAGCCGGTTCTGGCCCACACCCTCAACGGGTCGGGCTTGGCCACGCCGCGTATTCTGGTGGCCTTGTTGGAGACCTACCAGCAAGAAGACGGCAGTTTGGTCGTGCCGGAAGTCCTCCGCCCCTATCTGGGCGGAATCGACATCCTGCGCGCCTGA
- a CDS encoding HAMP domain-containing histidine kinase, translating into MFHLSAMRILRLARRLGEVVRTKLSYTYQRAPYRARAAGYLVAMFVVSGLMALYVALVLDLGERSRRTAEREAELYAYALTEQLLARQSSEFITDVMHGSDVPLLYTHPDGKPIHWRNIPWIDDKKVTEALPWESLEGSERERILQFQVDCEKNHLVRDIVVGGTPAGKLYHGDYRVRNQVRGILAGGILAISLLAILSWFGLKIMQGTERSLLWVGLARETAHQLGTPISSLVGWIEYMRFKAPENPAMGRMADEMDLDLARLKQVTSRFSQIGSLPELHLQDVNTVIRSVVDYFTPRLPKEDRKVVIDLDLALIADIPFNRELLGWVLENLIKNALDAIDRPDGKIWISTSPAGRLQQDVRIDVQDNGKGIPPQHLRDVFLPGWSTKQRGWGLGLALARRIVEQYHGGRIWVETSRLGEGSLFSILLRDPSVPLKTRPGAK; encoded by the coding sequence TTGTTCCACCTATCGGCGATGCGGATCCTGAGATTGGCGCGACGGCTTGGAGAAGTCGTTCGCACCAAGCTCAGCTACACCTACCAGCGCGCCCCCTACAGGGCGCGTGCGGCAGGTTACTTGGTGGCCATGTTCGTGGTCAGCGGCCTCATGGCCCTGTACGTGGCTCTGGTTCTTGATCTGGGCGAGCGCAGCCGCCGCACCGCCGAGCGCGAGGCGGAACTGTACGCCTACGCCCTGACCGAACAGCTGCTGGCCCGCCAAAGCAGCGAGTTCATCACCGATGTCATGCACGGCTCGGATGTGCCGCTTCTGTACACGCATCCTGACGGCAAACCCATCCACTGGCGGAACATCCCGTGGATCGACGATAAAAAGGTGACCGAAGCCCTGCCCTGGGAGTCCCTGGAAGGCTCGGAACGCGAGCGGATCCTTCAGTTCCAAGTCGACTGCGAGAAAAACCATCTCGTGCGGGACATCGTGGTGGGCGGCACACCGGCGGGCAAGCTCTATCATGGCGATTATCGGGTGCGAAACCAGGTTCGCGGCATCCTGGCGGGCGGAATCCTGGCCATTTCCCTGCTGGCCATCCTTTCCTGGTTCGGCCTGAAGATCATGCAAGGAACCGAGCGAAGCCTGCTTTGGGTGGGCCTGGCCCGCGAAACCGCCCACCAATTGGGAACGCCCATTTCCAGTCTGGTGGGATGGATCGAATACATGCGGTTCAAGGCGCCGGAAAACCCCGCCATGGGCCGCATGGCCGATGAAATGGACCTGGATCTGGCGCGATTGAAGCAGGTGACTTCTCGCTTTTCCCAGATCGGCAGTTTGCCGGAGCTCCACCTGCAAGACGTCAACACCGTGATCCGTTCGGTGGTGGATTACTTCACGCCACGGCTTCCCAAGGAAGACCGCAAGGTGGTGATCGATCTGGACCTGGCCCTGATCGCCGACATCCCCTTCAACCGGGAACTTCTGGGCTGGGTGCTGGAAAACCTGATCAAAAACGCGCTGGATGCGATCGATCGCCCGGATGGGAAGATCTGGATCAGCACCTCGCCGGCCGGCAGATTGCAACAGGATGTCCGCATCGACGTCCAGGACAACGGAAAGGGAATCCCTCCCCAGCATCTGCGCGACGTCTTTTTGCCCGGCTGGAGCACCAAACAGCGCGGCTGGGGGCTGGGGCTTGCCTTGGCGCGGCGCATCGTGGAGCAGTACCACGGCGGCCGCATCTGGGTGGAAACCTCCCGGTTGGGAGAAGGCTCCTTGTTTTCTATTCTCCTTCGCGATCCGTCCGTTCCGCTGAAAACCAGACCCGGAGCCAAATGA
- a CDS encoding response regulator — MSQTEETRRILWVDDEIEFLRAHIFFLQDHGWQVDKATNGHDALSMAARENYDVVLLDEQMAGIDGLTTLQRLKKSNPQLFVVMVTKSEEERVMEEAIGRNIDGYLTKPVNPAQIVSLCKSLFNARSLRTNHLTSRYVRQYAENKARIMGPIQPADWEQIQVRLCQWDIDLALGGNEGLRETHAGQREETESTFLNYLETRWYGWMGRERLKPNFTWDLVGRRFRPKTREEKLPILLVLSGMRTDHWLSMQPFLDGLFETKLEHLWAPLPGVPEVARLALLGGANQKTLAAENPKWKWPAPETMSDPAILSEIFARGSGLPESDIDVRVATTLEAGRDLARRADGLGTARATVVVFEYAKMIYEARKLTDKDGTPLTLEEGRALARMLLAQAGLYHLLRRFQSMGREVVVVADAGSTTVNEAIEVFCSDAQPHMFRVQFGRDISCDERHAFFMENPASSALDSARGPMALAKGPRFFTQPNKYQYYGTTHVGRLVSGGLSMSEVLAPYCTLTPR, encoded by the coding sequence ATGAGCCAGACAGAAGAAACCAGACGCATCCTGTGGGTTGACGACGAAATCGAATTCCTGCGGGCGCACATTTTCTTCCTGCAAGATCACGGTTGGCAGGTGGACAAAGCCACCAACGGCCACGACGCGCTCTCCATGGCCGCACGTGAAAACTACGACGTCGTGCTCCTGGACGAACAAATGGCCGGCATCGACGGTCTGACCACGCTGCAGCGCCTCAAAAAGTCCAATCCGCAATTGTTCGTGGTCATGGTGACCAAGTCCGAAGAAGAGCGGGTGATGGAAGAGGCCATCGGCCGGAACATCGACGGCTACCTGACAAAACCTGTCAACCCGGCCCAGATCGTCAGTCTCTGCAAGAGCCTGTTCAACGCACGCAGCCTGCGGACCAACCACCTCACCAGCCGGTATGTCCGCCAGTACGCGGAAAACAAGGCCCGGATCATGGGGCCCATCCAGCCGGCCGATTGGGAACAGATCCAAGTCCGCTTGTGCCAGTGGGACATCGATCTGGCCCTGGGCGGCAACGAAGGCCTGCGCGAGACCCATGCCGGTCAGCGCGAAGAAACCGAAAGCACCTTCCTCAACTACCTGGAAACCCGGTGGTACGGATGGATGGGCCGTGAACGGCTCAAGCCGAACTTCACCTGGGATCTGGTGGGACGTCGTTTCCGGCCCAAGACCCGCGAGGAAAAACTCCCGATCCTGCTGGTGCTTTCCGGCATGCGAACGGATCATTGGCTTTCCATGCAACCGTTTCTGGACGGCCTGTTCGAGACCAAATTGGAACACCTTTGGGCGCCCTTGCCTGGCGTTCCGGAAGTCGCGCGGCTCGCCCTGTTGGGTGGAGCCAACCAAAAGACCCTCGCGGCGGAAAACCCCAAGTGGAAGTGGCCCGCCCCGGAAACCATGTCCGATCCCGCCATCTTGTCGGAAATTTTCGCACGCGGCTCGGGCCTGCCGGAATCCGACATCGATGTGCGCGTGGCCACCACGCTGGAAGCCGGGCGCGATCTGGCTCGCCGCGCCGACGGCCTGGGCACCGCGCGCGCCACCGTGGTCGTCTTCGAATACGCCAAGATGATCTACGAGGCCCGCAAGCTCACCGACAAGGACGGCACTCCTCTGACTCTGGAAGAAGGCCGTGCGTTGGCGCGGATGCTTCTTGCCCAAGCAGGCCTTTACCACCTGTTGCGCCGGTTCCAGTCGATGGGGCGCGAGGTGGTGGTGGTCGCGGATGCCGGTTCCACCACGGTCAACGAGGCCATCGAGGTGTTCTGCTCGGACGCGCAACCGCACATGTTCCGGGTCCAGTTCGGTCGCGACATTTCCTGCGACGAGCGCCACGCGTTCTTCATGGAAAACCCGGCATCGTCGGCGTTGGACAGCGCGCGGGGCCCCATGGCCCTGGCCAAGGGCCCACGATTCTTCACGCAACCCAACAAGTACCAATACTACGGCACCACCCATGTGGGACGGCTGGTGTCGGGCGGGCTTTCCATGTCCGAAGTGTTGGCTCCGTACTGCACCCTGACGCCTCGGTGA
- the tsaE gene encoding tRNA (adenosine(37)-N6)-threonylcarbamoyltransferase complex ATPase subunit type 1 TsaE: protein MNVSASVLLPDEAATRVLGSLLAKHVSPGSLVFLEGELGAGKTTLVREAIQSLGWTKPVRSPSYALIHSYALERCTVHHLDLYRLGSVDEAVGLDLDTLLGTGGTSWIEWPDRLGGTLTPDWTIRLEIADEGRVAHLEGPIEPMEAILAATPTWRTP from the coding sequence GTGAACGTTTCGGCGTCCGTCCTCCTTCCCGATGAAGCAGCGACGCGCGTTCTGGGCTCGTTGCTGGCCAAGCATGTTTCTCCCGGGAGCCTCGTGTTCCTGGAAGGCGAGTTGGGGGCGGGCAAGACCACCTTGGTGCGCGAGGCGATCCAATCGCTGGGTTGGACAAAACCTGTACGCAGCCCCAGCTACGCCCTGATCCATTCCTATGCCTTGGAGCGCTGCACCGTCCATCACCTCGATCTGTACAGGCTGGGTTCCGTGGACGAGGCCGTGGGGCTGGACCTCGATACCCTCCTCGGCACCGGAGGCACGAGTTGGATCGAGTGGCCCGACCGATTGGGCGGGACCCTGACCCCCGATTGGACCATTCGGCTGGAAATCGCCGACGAAGGTCGGGTCGCCCACCTGGAAGGACCAATCGAACCGATGGAGGCTATATTGGCCGCCACACCGACCTGGAGAACACCATGA